Genomic segment of Oscarella lobularis chromosome 13, ooOscLobu1.1, whole genome shotgun sequence:
ATCAGTGCTGTTTTCATTGCTGGAGCTTCCAAGTGGGAAGATACCAGATTGTAGGTATATCTTCTGTCTCTTAATGAGACAGTTGAAATCAAAGAGTAGCATCGCTCTCACATAGCtagacttaattaattattagagaccttcttttctcttcttgtcTCGTGCTTGTACCTTAATTAAGGAACTTGAACGCAAAGATCGCATCTTTCACCGCGGTATTATTAGGTACCATCAGAGtcataaagaaaaacgtggTTAAAGTAAATCAAAGGCTAAAATGTCAGCAAGGAGCTGTTGCTAATATATCACGCCGGTGAAATGTCTGCTAGAGTCTCAGCAATCTGATTTCCTTGTACTTTTGAGCAATGGAAAGTCGTCCTACGCCGTTCAGTTCACATGCTCTCAACAACTTACCAACGGTAGGTATTGTTTTTGCCGCCAGTATCCAGAGTTTAATCACTTCATGTAGTTTCGAAATCGCTGTGTCTTTGTTGATATTTATTGTCTGGACTTTTAAAGTATCTGCAATTTGCTGCCAGAAAACAAAGGCCGTGTGGCTGACAGCCAGTGCAACTTCATCGTTAACTGGAGTCTCGTCCGAAGGTAGACCGTCATCTTGCGCTGGCTTTTTTGTGCCTACTTCATCGCTAATTGGAGTCTCTTCCGAAAGTAGACTTTCGCCTGGTGTTAGAGCTTCTGGTGGTGCTGCGCTTGGTCTCGGTCTTGTCGGACCTGCTGAACATAATCCTGATGAAAAACATGCTTCTGTCATTAAACTTTTCACGATTTCATCGTAATTGTGAGCTATAGTACTTTCGCCTGGTGTTAGAGCTTCTGGTGGTGCTGCGCTTGGTCTCGGTCTTGTCGGACCTGCTGAACATAATACTGATGAAAAACATGCTTCTGTCATTAAACTTTTCACGATTTCATCGTAATTGTGAGCTATAGTGTCCCTACCTCGTTCGAAAAGGAAATCTCTACCTTTGAACAAGTGGCATACAACAGCCATTGCAGAGGCGGCGCAGTACGGTTGATAGTAATCCATTTTAGACTGAGGCGAGCCGAGATCGGAGACGCCTTTGGCAAAGAGACGGTGAGCACGTGGCAGGTTTTTTTCAGCGCTACACAGAAAGGAATAGCCCTCCATTTCGTATCCGGCAAATTTTCTGGGtcgctcgtcttcgcctATTTTCTTGAAATTGATGTTTTCATTAGCAGTGTTGCCAGAATAAACTTCAGCTATGCAAATGGCCGGATTTGTAGGATTTTTCGGAAAGTCAGTCTGTCCTCCGACTGACTTCGCTTCGACGTACTGTTGTCCTTTGCTGGTACGCTCAAGAGACATTTTTTCTCCAAAAGCGTCATTAGAAGTTACAAAGCCTTCCGTTTCTAGCTGGATTTTGCAAACCACTTCTTTGAGAGTATGGATTGAAATTGCTTCTTTCGTCCATTCGggtttttccttctttattGCCCGGTAGACGGCACCAAATGATACTGTTTTGCCAGGTGGCGGTATCTAGACCGTAGGAAAAAATGGAGAGCAAATTAGAAGACGGAAGCCGGTGACGTACTTTAGAGAGAATGAAATCGTGAAGATAAAcaggcgacggcgtcgacgtcatgtCGTCCGGAATGAATCTCCCCCAACTGCTCTTGCTACTGGTTGCCTCGGAAGTTAGAATTTTCTTCAGACTCAAATCTATTTCGGTGAACTTGGCGCTGGCAGCGAACGTTTTATCGGCGTATTCTTTTCCGGAAGCTCTCGTTATGCAAAACGGCACGAGAACGTCTCCGAGATTGACTCCCTTTTCGTACCCGGCGCATATTCCCACCATAACAATTACCGACGGTTTGAGCGTCGTCTGCGAGATGAGCACCACTCCTTGAGCGGACGATTCGAGCCCCATCTCTGAGGCGCACGCTAATGCGATTTTTGCGGGACCGctctctttgctttcgaaAAAGTCGTCCCATTCGACGTAATGGATTACAACGGCGAGTTCTTTTGTTATCGTATTGAGGCAGTCTCTTTTTTCCATCGCTTTGCCAGCCGCCTTTTGAATCACTTTTTTCGCGGCCTGTTGCTCAGGCGCAGTCACCGTAAGAACGAACAAGTCGACGTTTCCTTCGACAATGGCCATTGtccttctttttcctgcTCGTAAGCACGTGCGCAATGCATAATCTAATGAACTTCATTAGACGAGTAGGGCTCCTCATTGGTCGCTAGAGCAACGCAAATAATTActatttattaaaaataattacgTACGGGAACTAAgtcaaaatgatgacgtacgtaatgctgtcgaaggagagctcttATTTCACCATCCAATGCCACCTCATAGGGCGCCTTTCCGTCCTGAAATTCACGTTTATAGATTCTCTTTAATTTGAAATGAAAACGCGTCACCTTGTCTTgacatgtgacgtcaacaccCTTCTCgatcaatagatcaataattgaCTTGTCTATCTTTGAATTATGTGCTGCcatatgcaa
This window contains:
- the LOC136194570 gene encoding uncharacterized protein isoform X1, yielding MAIVEGNVDLFVLTVTAPEQQAAKKVIQKAAGKAMEKRDCLNTITKELAVVIHYVEWDDFFESKESGPAKIALACASEMGLESSAQGVVLISQTTLKPSVIVMVGICAGYEKGVNLGDVLVPFCITRASGKEYADKTFAASAKFTEIDLSLKKILTSEATSSKSSWGRFIPDDMTSTPSPVYLHDFILSKIPPPGKTVSFGAVYRAIKKEKPEWTKEAISIHTLKEVVCKIQLETEGFVTSNDAFGEKMSLERTSKGQQYVEAKSVGGQTDFPKNPTNPAICIAEVYSGNTANENINFKKIGEDERPRKFAGYEMEGYSFLCSAEKNLPRAHRLFAKGVSDLGSPQSKMDYYQPYCAASAMAVVCHLFKGRDFLFERGRDTIAHNYDEIVKSLMTEACFSSVLCSAGPTRPRPSAAPPEALTPGESTIAHNYDEIVKSLMTEACFSSGLCSAGPTRPRPSAAPPEALTPGESLLSEETPISDEVGTKKPAQDDGLPSDETPVNDEVALAVSHTAFVFWQQIADTLKVQTININKDTAISKLHEVIKLWILAAKTIPTVGKLLRACELNGVGRLSIAQKYKEIRLLRL
- the LOC136194570 gene encoding uncharacterized protein isoform X2, which codes for MAIVEGNVDLFVLTVTAPEQQAAKKVIQKAAGKAMEKRDCLNTITKELAVVIHYVEWDDFFESKESGPAKIALACASEMGLESSAQGVVLISQTTLKPSVIVMVGICAGYEKGVNLGDVLVPFCITRASGKEYADKTFAASAKFTEIDLSLKKILTSEATSSKSSWGRFIPDDMTSTPSPVYLHDFILSKIPPPGKTVSFGAVYRAIKKEKPEWTKEAISIHTLKEVVCKIQLETEGFVTSNDAFGEKMSLERTSKGQQYVEAKSVGGQTDFPKNPTNPAICIAEVYSGNTANENINFKKIGEDERPRKFAGYEMEGYSFLCSAEKNLPRAHRLFAKGVSDLGSPQSKMDYYQPYCAASAMAVVCHLFKGRDFLFERGRDTIAHNYDEIVKSLMTEACFSSVLCSAGPTRPRPSAAPPEALTPGERLCSAGPTRPRPSAAPPEALTPGESLLSEETPISDEVGTKKPAQDDGLPSDETPVNDEVALAVSHTAFVFWQQIADTLKVQTININKDTAISKLHEVIKLWILAAKTIPTVGKLLRACELNGVGRLSIAQKYKEIRLLRL